The following nucleotide sequence is from Arvicola amphibius chromosome 1, mArvAmp1.2, whole genome shotgun sequence.
AGATCCAAATAGAACTAGCAATAGAAAACAACAGAGATGTTTAAATGAGCAGAGACAAAGAGGAAGGCACAGatgtagaaacagaaagagaagatgacTTCTACAGCAGAAAGTTTTtaggaagaaataaatgcaacTGTTAACTGTTGGGAAATGGAGTCAGTAGTGGCTTACTATAACATGCTGATGATGCAGTTGCCTTATTTATAAACCTCAGGtaagttttgatttttcattACAAATAAATGGTGGATGgatttttgatgttttatatattaacatatacttCTAGAGACAATAGTCATTTTGAAGTGAATGTATAATTTAGGCAGTATTGTTCACTTGTGGACAGTTTTGGAATGAGGGGCACATCACAATGTACCCCTCTATGTTTTCAGCAATTTTAGACAGACCTTGCCATTGGAAAACAGTTTTGATTACTACATTTTGATGACTGAAAGACTACAAAAATCATCTTGTCCTGAGTCGCTTTCCCCTAATTTATGTGATGAGGTTAGTGTGTGATAGGAGTCTTTTCCCTTTGACTCTGATATTAGCAGTGGTCATTTCTTCCAAGGGTTTGCCATCATTTCTGAGTCTCAATATAATTAAATTGTACCCAAATTCCCCAAAAAACCCAAGTCAATGACCAACAAATAGAAAGGACAGTGGTATAGAGATCAAGGCACCAATGAAGAGCGTGACAGATTGATGGATAATAAATCAAAACTATACACACAGAGTACACATAGCCAAAGGATGTTAATAGGAATGAAACAAGTCAAAGGATTAAACTTGCCTATGTATAGAAATCTAATCAACAGCATAAGaactataataaataatgtaCATATTTGTAATAATTTGATGGGAGAATAAATCTCAGATTCTCTTACCATGCACACTTATATACCCCAAATATGTCACCTATGGAAGGTTATAGGATAATTTTCTTGATTCAtaatcatttatatatacatacagaaaatATTCATGTGCTTAATGCTTTAAATACATGGTCCAGAAAAACTGAAAGTACACAAAGAATGGTATTACTGTCTGCTATGTTCCTCAGTTCAGTATATGGACATCCTGAAGCTAAAAGTTTTCAAACACTGGAATTATCAGAAATGTGACTCAGAGCAGGAGCAAAACAATTACAAAACTATAATCCACCTTATTTTCAGAAtcattataaaattaaagaaaatataatttttattagggTTGAAAGACTGCATTGGATAAGATAAATTTCCCCATTGTGTCTAAAAcactggttgtgtgtgtgtgtgtgtgtgtgtgtgtgtgtgtgagtgtttgtatatttttgttgtgTTCTACATATGTTGATGCTGATGTCTAGATTATGTTCAGGAGTTCAGCTGTAAGACagggaataaaataaaagtttctgaATGAGGAAAAGGATGAAGTCAGAGATTTCagtagacatttttttctttgtcggTATAGAACAGTAACTGTTCTTGGCAGGTGAGCAGATTGCTTTATTTGAGCCCACAGGCCCAGTTGAAAGTGCAGTTTCACTGCTCAGGGTTGAACGAGAGAAACAGGGCTGATTCTAACACAGAGGATGAGGGAAAATTTGACTTTGGAGAAACTAGGGAAATTTCCATAATGTGAGAGACTGGCTAAATTGTAGCTTAAATTCTCCTGGGAGGTGCAGGTTATATGACCTAAGCCCTTCTGTTGTCGCATGATAGATTGTAgaggagaaattaaaaataaatataaacttttaataaaatacaatgagATAAACATGAAATATAACTAGGATAGTAAAGCACACCGTCAGACAGTTGGAATTCCATTGTAGAATGTTAAAGCTTCATTTGGAACAGTTTCCCATTGGGTCAAGGCTGATttaccagaggcagaggcagggtctaGCAGGAGAAATGATGTGGAAGCTGAGCTGCTGGGGTTCCTCTGTGCTCATAGCAGGTACAAACACACCGCTTAAAATTTGTATTAACTGTCCTGTTACAACAAGACAAGATAGTGAGTCAAGAAATCCTAAGTGCTGGACAATGTAGCTCATGGAAGGCTGTTTTCTTAGCACATGCAGCCTTCTAGGTTTGATCTTTACAGACTCtgactctctgcctctttctttctttctctctgtgtcactgctaccctcttttctctctctctctctctctctctctctctctctctctctttctctctctctctctgaaaagtGATATGGTCTCTTTTACTTGTTTAAGCCATAAGAAGCAATGGTGTTAAATacattacttttatattttgtgaaAGAGCCAGAAAGCCATCATTAGGAGGACTTACAGGTTTATGATATGATGTAATATAAAGATCAATTTGAGGAGAACTGTACTGAAGTCATGGGGTTACTTCAGTTTTCTCTCCTGGTTGTAGACTAACAGCAGTCACTGATTTACTCAAGAGCATTTCTGAGGAAGTTATGAAAATCATTATGCTTTTACTCTGAATttactttatttccatttttacaatatagagtaaaattttctttctgtatttttatgtatctcatataaaaatatatacatatgtgtatagtatatatgtttgtatatgtttatatagaaaatggaaatatatatgtatatatacacatgtccAATGTTATCAATGAAGATCTGTCAAGTTATTTTCAGAGGTGACTATATTTATGGGGCACACACTACTGATGTTTTGTAATTTCAGTAAATATTTCATTACATAATATCCACATgcaatttcttctttctcccaaggtGAACATAGAGGAAATATGCATTTTTCATTGTTTGTACTGATGAAAATTTGACTGAGCACTAAAGAAGAATATTTGAAGACATCTGTCTTTTAAGCCTTTTGATGCTCACCATGCTTGCCTGGAATAGCAGTGATGTTACAGAGCCCATGTTTATCCTGAAGGGTTTTCCTGGACTGGAATATGTCCACTCTTGGCTCTCAGTGCCTTTCTGCCTTGCATATTTGGTAGCATTCATTGGTAATGTGACCATTCTTTCTGTCATCTGGGTAGAGCCCTCACTCCATCAGCCAATGTACTATTTCCTGTCCATCTTGGCTCTGACAGACCTAGGTATGTCCATGTCTACACTTCCCACAATGCTTACTGTGCTGTGGTTGGATGCTCAAGAGATCCACGCAAGTGCTTGCTATGCTCAGTTATTCTTCATCCACACATTCACGTTTCTGGAGTCCTCAGTGCTTCTGGCTATGGCCTTTGACCGTTTTGTTGCCATCTGCCGTCCTTTACACTACTCTACCATCCTCACCAACGGTGCGATTGGCAAGATTGGTATGGCCTGCTTGTTACGAAGCATGGGAGTTGTTCTGCCCACACCTTTGTTACTAAGACGCTATCACTATTGCCACATCAATGCCCTCTCCCATGCCTTCTGCTTGCACCAAGATGTTCTAAGGTTGTCCTGTTCCAGTGCCAGGGTCAACAGTGTTTATGGACTTTGTGTAGTTATTGCTACACTAGGTGTGGATTCAGTCTTCATACTTATTTCTTATGCTCTTATTTTGAATGCAGTTCTGAGTATTGCATCCCGCGAAGAGCGACTAAAGGCGCTGAACACCTGTGTTTCCCATATCTGTGTGGTGCTCATCTTCTTTGTACCAGTTATTGGGGTGTCAATGGTTCATCGCTTTGGAAAACGTCTCTCTCCCATAGTCCACATTCTCATGGCTGACATCTACCTGCTTCTTCCCCCAGTGCTTAACCCAGTTGTCTACAGCGTGAGGACAAAACAGATTTGTCTAGGAATTCTCCGCAAGTTTAGGTTAAGAAGGTTTTAAGTAACCTGCAACCTCTGGTTCCGGACCTGGGATTTATTAGGAAAGTGCTTGTTTTAGTACATGGAAAATATATACTATAATTCTTGGATCACATCTGGCTAAATTACTGATTAGTTTACCTCCTAAATATTCAGTCTCAATTAATTTGAAATTATTGCACCATTTTGGTGTACACAGGTAGAAAAGGTGGTAATTACTTTGGACTTTTCTGTACCTagatcatcatcattattattatgagATTTATAATAGAAAACACATGTAATGGAAATTCAGCATTTGCAAAACTATAAactttttaattatagaaatattATAGTACTTTCCTTATAAAAATAGCCATTTGCAATAGTTAACAATGATGAAAAATTGAGAAATCAATACCATTTCACaatagtcttttttttgtttttttccttcattttttttattaaagatttccatctcctcccccttccctcccctcccttccacccatacccccactccacccctctccaagacaaagagccatcagggttcccttcactatgttaagtccaaggtcctcccagctccccctaagtccaggaaggtgagcaaccaaactgacaaggctcacagtgagcccgtccatgctgaagagtcaaAGCctatcgccgttgtccttggtttctcagtcctcctccaccatcagccacattcagagagtctggtttggttgcctgttccatcagtcccattccaactggacttggtggtctcccgttagatctgtcccaccgtctcaatgtgTATGGGTCTTTAGTGctgtgttttcaaatattttattgtggATACTTGATTCCTTTTTCATCTTCCCTAAGATAGCCTTCATGGTCAATGTTtgattattttacatatatttacctTCCTCTCAGTTGAATTGTGTGCAAAATTTGAGCATGGGACCAGCCATATCTACTCATTAACAAAACATTATGTGCTTGGTTTTCCCCAattcataaacacaaatataaattttaactcTAATTTTGTAAACCAACTCAAATTTATGGGGACAAATGAAATATGTATTGTGGTAGCTATTGGTTTAAATACTGTGGATATGTAGACAACAATATGCATGACCAGAGTGGTAAAGGATAACTAGTGTTTTAAGTCTCTGCTGTGTGAGCAGAAGGAATTGAGTTCAGATCCGGGGCATGGCCACACATGCCTATAAAAACCCATCACAGCAGGGGAAAGGAAAGTAGAATGAGGTGAGAATTATGGGTcagactgcctcaaaaataataaataagtataataatatgttttaaattcttatttttaaatgatataatgttttatatttagtgCACTTTAAGAAAAGTCTTCCTGTTATGCTATTTATGGTCCAATTTGGAGACAACAACTACACAGTAATTATTGTAGAGTTAGCAAATACTTTATGTATCTTAACTATTAACCTTTCAGGCATTAAATGTAAGGGGGGTAAAGATAAGTCTAAATAGTAATTAGCACTAAGGGAGATTGACTATCCAAAGAAGGATGAATTACAGCTTAGACTTCATTGAAACATGTTTAGTGTCtgcccactacacacacacacacacacacacacacacacacacacacacaaacaaataaaaacccagtcATTCGGGGAATAGATGATCTACTTTTTGTAACTCAGATCTGCCTTCTGGACCATGATGAAGGAACCACCAAAcagggaaagaacagaaaatgacaCACTGATCCCTTTTATTGTGTGGATGGATGGGGAAAGAACCAACTTAACTAATAAGCTGGGAATGGGTCCTCTAGTGTGCAGAGCAAATATGGCCGAGAACCCAAGTATGATAATGACCTCCTGATTCAAGACAAGCTGACCCATAAGCCTAAGGTTGAAATTGAGAAATTAGTGTCTCTGAATGTCAGCTACACCTGTGTCTGGTCTCTGTACAGCAGAAGCAAGAATCAAGCAGAAATTCAGAATTTCTTATACTGTCCCTTCAGCATTCTCTATTGGCCAAGCTTTGCATCATgacacttgcaaaggaaaaactcTTCATTGGATTCAGCCATATTCTTGTAGTGTAAATAGTAGAGGGCATGCTTGAAACAGGAACTAACTAGGTAGATTGTATGCTTAGTTCTGCAGTCGTCATATTTTCTATGTGATTTATGACCTACTTTTCATATTTGAGTTACGAAGTATGTAGAATTTACTTTTATGCAAGGTGAGATAAGACCAAGGCATGGTTATATTACTAGATAGTTCATAGAAATCAACTATTTATTTAAGCATTAATCTAGAATCTGTGATGTGTCATGCAATGTAAGTATACCGGTGTATTTTGGTCTATTATTGGTATTGTTGTAATGCTCCAatgtattttttctgtgtttgtttgattAATATTGCTGTACATAGTACCAGTGTAACCATTCAGTGCTATTTGCTATTTCGACTTCGAATGTATTTTGATTACATTttctgtaaggttttttttttttctataaagtttGAGCTTGGGGTGATTaactattattataatattatatcatcTAATCTATAAACATAGCATATTACTTGATTCTATAGTCTTAAATTTATGTCAATAAAATTTAGTTATAAGTGTAAATGTTTAGTTAATCCTTTAttagtttctctttcctctgtactTTTGAAGCTAGAATACACAATGTGGCTCAGTTTCATTTGTTATCACCACTAAAAAtggatttatatataaaatttgtatattcCTAATACTGATAATTAACTTACTCGTTTTCCAGACTTTTcattgagattttttaaaaatttacaaatagTTAATTAATATTGCctatgaataataataaagttacttttcctttgaatttctgtgtttctgaatTTCTGAATGTCTCTTTTCTCATctatttatattgaaaatataatatgACATATTAACACTGTATATTTTAGAATTCAGCATAGTTAAATTATTATCATCTTTTTAGCTATGGGAAGATTCTCTTcctattatatttttcaaataagatTAATGTTatacagatggaaacagaggcagagacccacatcagagcactggactgagctcccaaggtccagttgaagaatggaaggagtgagagtatgagcaaggaagtcaagaccaggAGGGGCtaacccactgagacagtttgcctgagctaataggagctcaccaactccaactggactgggagtaaatgag
It contains:
- the LOC119803924 gene encoding olfactory receptor 51L1; translation: MLAWNSSDVTEPMFILKGFPGLEYVHSWLSVPFCLAYLVAFIGNVTILSVIWVEPSLHQPMYYFLSILALTDLGMSMSTLPTMLTVLWLDAQEIHASACYAQLFFIHTFTFLESSVLLAMAFDRFVAICRPLHYSTILTNGAIGKIGMACLLRSMGVVLPTPLLLRRYHYCHINALSHAFCLHQDVLRLSCSSARVNSVYGLCVVIATLGVDSVFILISYALILNAVLSIASREERLKALNTCVSHICVVLIFFVPVIGVSMVHRFGKRLSPIVHILMADIYLLLPPVLNPVVYSVRTKQICLGILRKFRLRRF